From a single Patescibacteria group bacterium genomic region:
- a CDS encoding YbaN family protein, which translates to MYKFFFVCCGHLSLATGVIGIFLPILPTTPFVLLACGCYAKGSERFHVALIRNKWFGPLIKDWHEHKAIPVRAKATAIIMIAASITWAIIIAPLLPVKIGLGVLGVAVALYIFTRPSRKKI; encoded by the coding sequence ATGTATAAGTTCTTTTTTGTGTGTTGCGGACATCTTTCACTTGCAACAGGAGTCATTGGAATATTCCTCCCCATCCTGCCCACAACACCCTTCGTCTTGTTGGCGTGCGGGTGTTACGCGAAGGGGTCGGAGAGATTTCATGTGGCGCTCATCCGCAACAAGTGGTTTGGTCCGCTGATAAAAGATTGGCACGAGCATAAAGCCATTCCGGTTCGCGCGAAAGCGACCGCCATCATAATGATCGCGGCGAGCATTACGTGGGCAATCATAATCGCGCCCTTGTTGCCAGTGAAGATTGGTTTAGGGGTGTTGGGTGTTGCCGTCGCCCTCTATATTTTCACACGACCGTCACGAAAAAAAATTTGA